A genomic segment from Glycine soja cultivar W05 chromosome 18, ASM419377v2, whole genome shotgun sequence encodes:
- the LOC114397097 gene encoding uncharacterized protein LOC114397097, whose protein sequence is MAFCKNHPPKFSGDYDPEGARLWLAETEAIFEAMGCLEEHKVPYATFMLQGEAENWWKFVNPTLAAPGGMIPWNAFKDKFLDNYFPRDLRKRKAREFLDLKQGNMFVGEYTAKFNELLQYWPQYQDARNEEDLCAQFENGLRLEIQQAVSYMQIIDFNQLVTKC, encoded by the coding sequence atggctttctgTAAAAACCACCCGCCGAAGTTCAGTGGGGACTATGATCcagaaggtgctaggttgtggttagctgagactGAGGcgattttcgaggcgatgggttgcctcgAGGAGCATAAGGTTCCTTATGCGACGTTCATGCTCCAAGGAGAAGCTGAGAactggtggaagttcgtgaacCCTACATTAGCAGCACCTGGAGGcatgattccttggaatgccttcaaggacaaattcctaGACAATTATTTTccacgagatctcaggaagcgaAAAGCGAGAgaatttctggatttgaagcagGGAAACATGTTCGTTGGAGAATACACGGCCAAATTTAATGAACTTCTACAGTATTGGCcgcaataccaagatgctcggaacGAAGAAGActtatgtgctcagtttgagaatgggcttcgacTGGAGATTCAACAGGCAGTTAGCTACATGCAGATCATAGATTTCAATCAACTGGTGACAAAGTGTTGA